The following proteins are encoded in a genomic region of Leptospira langatensis:
- a CDS encoding PAS domain-containing sensor histidine kinase yields MNQESNLLLPDSGTRSYESLFEYQPLAAFLVEADGTISLVNHRFELISGKKKEEIQNRMKWTQFAHPDDIESLMDAFLNNFQQQGKPHLFTARTRLFTGSGYRKVFIRANRIPTANETILVQLQELDEEGLLRDYSLEDSDYRWRSFLMEGLDIVVILDLAGNILFLNKTFTGASAEEIQGKNLFHILKRTDALKLQGFISKVLVSGKAESMEEWSSFTGKRSHYYVRISPVTKQGDISAILLTVSDTTKQKESDSDRLRRMESQRHRQKLEALGTLAAGVAHEINNPLTGILNYAELVKGQVEENETLLRNMEVIIRESERISGIVRSLLGFAHKEEGIKAHVSTGEIMYSSIQLLLPFLIKDGITVEGAEALIDAEANLEIPLVIGEPQKLKQVFLNLITNARDSLNDKYPFPSEKKKIRVEQRQLFRNELRYVEVTVKDYGIGIREENINRIFDPFFTTKPTTVGTGLGLSVSYDIVREMNGDMEVESEEEEYAIFRVILPAAEKIS; encoded by the coding sequence TTGAACCAAGAAAGCAATCTTCTTCTCCCTGATTCAGGAACCAGATCCTACGAATCCTTATTCGAATACCAGCCTTTGGCCGCGTTCTTAGTAGAGGCGGATGGCACGATCAGTCTCGTGAACCACCGTTTCGAACTTATCTCCGGAAAGAAGAAGGAAGAGATCCAGAACCGGATGAAATGGACCCAGTTCGCTCATCCCGACGATATAGAAAGTCTGATGGACGCTTTCTTAAATAATTTTCAGCAACAAGGGAAACCTCATTTATTCACCGCGAGGACAAGACTCTTTACGGGAAGCGGTTATCGTAAGGTCTTTATCAGGGCAAATCGTATCCCTACAGCAAATGAAACCATCCTAGTCCAATTGCAGGAATTAGATGAAGAAGGACTACTACGGGATTATTCATTGGAAGATTCCGACTATCGTTGGAGATCCTTCCTCATGGAAGGACTCGATATCGTAGTCATCTTGGACCTTGCAGGAAATATCCTATTTTTGAATAAGACATTCACCGGTGCGAGCGCAGAAGAAATCCAGGGAAAGAATCTATTTCATATCTTGAAACGTACGGATGCTCTAAAACTACAAGGGTTTATCTCCAAGGTCTTAGTCAGCGGAAAGGCGGAATCCATGGAGGAATGGAGTAGTTTCACCGGGAAAAGAAGCCATTACTATGTTCGGATCTCACCTGTGACCAAGCAGGGAGACATTAGCGCAATTTTACTTACCGTATCCGATACTACCAAACAAAAGGAATCCGATTCGGATCGCTTGAGAAGAATGGAATCCCAGAGACATCGCCAAAAACTGGAAGCTTTGGGAACTCTGGCAGCAGGAGTGGCTCACGAGATCAATAATCCTCTGACTGGGATCCTCAACTATGCAGAGCTTGTGAAAGGGCAGGTAGAAGAGAACGAAACTCTTCTGCGGAACATGGAAGTGATCATCAGAGAGAGCGAAAGGATCTCCGGTATTGTAAGAAGTCTATTAGGATTTGCTCATAAAGAAGAAGGTATCAAGGCACATGTGTCCACGGGAGAGATCATGTATTCCTCCATACAGTTACTTCTTCCTTTCCTGATCAAGGATGGGATCACTGTAGAAGGGGCTGAAGCCTTGATCGACGCTGAAGCGAACTTGGAAATCCCTCTTGTGATCGGAGAGCCTCAGAAATTAAAGCAGGTATTCTTGAATCTGATCACGAATGCCAGGGATTCCCTAAATGATAAGTATCCTTTCCCTTCCGAGAAGAAGAAGATCCGAGTCGAGCAAAGGCAGTTATTCCGAAACGAACTTCGTTATGTAGAAGTGACCGTAAAGGATTATGGGATCGGAATCCGGGAAGAGAATATAAATCGGATCTTCGATCCATTCTTCACAACCAAACCGACAACAGTTGGGACCGGGCTCGGTCTTTCCGTGAGTTACGACATAGTCAGGGAAATGAACGGAGACATGGAGGTAGAAAGTGAAGAAGAAGAGTACGCGATCTTCCGTGTAATCCTACCCGCCGCTGAAAAGATTTCTTGA
- a CDS encoding inorganic phosphate transporter encodes MDYFLIIVGIMGILGVMDLLVGVSNDAVNFTNSAVGSRAASRKIILTISAVGILLGALSSNGMMEVARKGIFHPEFFSLAELMFLFLAVMISDIILLDLYNTLGLPTSTTVSLVFELLGASLVLAILKTDTLNEAFKIINAESALKIIFGIALSVIFAFFAGLVLMFFFRLLFSFRLDKTMKWFGGIFSGLAITVVIFFILLTAMKGSAVVSKDSLAWIQTNFERILLFSFLGFSVLFQGLIFAKVNVLKLVVLFGTGALAMAFASNDLVNFIGVPIASLQTHELIKAAGGDVNAMASGLGKEVLTDNRLLIFAAVVMIIALFKSKKAETVTLTEVSLGSQGETLEAYQTSLAARVFVQIALGIYAPIRAILPSVIRKWIESRFKQNKSLEFMHLHKTDAFDLLRASVNILIASALILFGTIQKLPLSTTFVTFMVAMGTSLADGAWQKENAVNRVSGVLTVVGGWFMTAIVASIMGGLVATAFFYFGFAAVVVILLFTFFLVIAFNQMHKKRKAEYEDTLEKLVILSKHPEKALSKSVSSLLANLVLAKKAMNTLSSGYMNGKKKDFNQAAKILKELKRNYEHSFSGFLSLVDKHFEESEYQAIHPFTNALGYIDRIAENLSNILRSSSEKIDRFQTGLTKDEKEDLRELRKLAEELFEFLSEADKVPGLVEKARSGKRTKELEAIKVRIYKNQMKRIHKGESKLKSSIAYFVVVEELVDINENLFGLAEELLWVLPWVETKKKQLLKSNLSNGHKQEFPKGKKGKNKQKRKK; translated from the coding sequence ATGGATTATTTCTTAATTATCGTAGGGATCATGGGCATTCTCGGTGTCATGGACCTACTCGTCGGTGTTTCCAATGACGCTGTCAATTTTACAAATTCCGCGGTCGGTTCCAGGGCGGCCTCCCGAAAGATCATCTTAACAATCTCGGCCGTGGGCATCCTTCTCGGGGCCTTGAGCTCCAACGGAATGATGGAAGTAGCCAGAAAAGGCATCTTTCACCCGGAGTTTTTCTCCCTGGCAGAGTTGATGTTCTTATTCCTTGCGGTCATGATCTCGGATATCATCCTATTGGATCTCTATAATACCCTCGGTCTTCCCACATCTACCACTGTATCCTTGGTATTCGAACTTCTGGGTGCCTCCTTGGTCCTGGCAATCCTGAAAACGGATACCTTGAACGAGGCGTTTAAGATCATCAATGCGGAATCTGCCCTAAAGATCATCTTCGGGATCGCACTCTCGGTGATATTCGCCTTCTTCGCCGGTTTAGTGCTCATGTTCTTCTTCCGACTCCTATTCAGTTTCCGTTTGGACAAGACCATGAAATGGTTCGGAGGGATCTTCTCCGGACTCGCTATTACCGTGGTGATCTTCTTCATTCTTCTCACTGCCATGAAAGGGTCTGCGGTCGTTAGTAAGGATTCGCTAGCCTGGATACAGACAAACTTCGAAAGGATCCTGTTATTCAGCTTCTTGGGATTTTCCGTTCTGTTCCAAGGTCTCATCTTCGCAAAAGTGAATGTATTAAAGTTAGTCGTCCTTTTCGGAACAGGCGCATTGGCGATGGCATTCGCGAGTAACGACTTGGTGAACTTTATCGGAGTCCCGATCGCAAGTTTGCAGACTCACGAGTTGATCAAGGCCGCAGGCGGAGATGTAAATGCTATGGCCTCCGGTCTCGGAAAAGAAGTTTTGACCGACAATCGATTGCTGATCTTTGCGGCAGTCGTCATGATCATCGCTCTTTTTAAATCAAAAAAGGCGGAAACAGTCACTCTCACCGAAGTAAGCTTAGGTTCTCAGGGAGAGACCTTGGAAGCCTACCAGACCAGTCTCGCTGCTAGAGTATTCGTACAGATCGCATTGGGAATCTACGCACCTATCCGTGCCATTCTTCCTTCCGTGATCCGAAAATGGATCGAATCAAGATTTAAACAAAACAAATCTCTGGAATTCATGCACCTTCATAAGACAGATGCATTCGATCTATTGAGAGCTTCCGTAAATATCCTGATCGCTTCCGCACTCATCCTATTTGGAACGATCCAGAAACTTCCTCTTTCCACCACATTCGTAACCTTTATGGTCGCAATGGGAACCTCCTTAGCGGATGGAGCTTGGCAGAAAGAGAATGCAGTCAATCGGGTAAGCGGAGTATTGACAGTTGTAGGTGGCTGGTTCATGACTGCGATCGTCGCTTCTATCATGGGAGGACTCGTAGCTACAGCCTTCTTCTACTTCGGGTTTGCCGCAGTAGTGGTCATTCTTCTATTTACTTTCTTCTTAGTGATCGCATTCAATCAAATGCACAAGAAGAGAAAGGCAGAATACGAAGACACATTAGAAAAACTTGTAATACTGAGTAAACATCCGGAAAAGGCACTCTCCAAATCCGTATCTTCTCTACTCGCGAACCTGGTATTAGCGAAGAAGGCAATGAATACGCTTTCTTCCGGATACATGAACGGTAAGAAGAAGGATTTCAATCAAGCAGCAAAGATCCTGAAAGAACTAAAACGGAACTATGAGCATTCCTTCTCCGGCTTCTTAAGTCTGGTAGACAAGCATTTCGAAGAATCCGAATACCAGGCAATCCATCCGTTCACGAATGCACTCGGATATATAGACAGGATCGCGGAAAATCTTTCCAATATTCTCAGAAGTTCTTCTGAAAAAATAGATCGCTTTCAAACGGGTCTGACCAAGGACGAAAAAGAGGATCTAAGAGAGCTGAGAAAATTGGCGGAAGAACTTTTCGAATTTCTCTCCGAGGCGGACAAGGTGCCAGGTCTTGTAGAAAAGGCCAGGTCCGGAAAGAGGACCAAGGAACTGGAGGCGATCAAGGTCCGTATCTATAAGAACCAAATGAAACGGATCCATAAGGGAGAAAGCAAACTCAAATCCAGTATCGCCTATTTCGTGGTCGTCGAAGAGTTAGTCGATATTAACGAAAATCTATTCGGCCTCGCAGAAGAATTGCTTTGGGTGCTTCCTTGGGTAGAAACCAAGAAAAAACAATTGCTCAAGTCGAATCTAAGCAACGGCCACAAGCAAGAATTTCCCAAAGGGAAAAAGGGAAAGAACAAACAGAAACGGAA
- a CDS encoding SpoIIE family protein phosphatase codes for MSDTEEQSSGIRAAFRSASRKDVIRILERITDAFLSLDRDLRILYANFEAEKLLDIIRENLVGKRLPEVLPQFNFSNLFPNMVEAMQTGLPKDMEILDPTEKIWYEVRIFPSPEDIAVYLRDVTSRKEGEVKLKESEERLSELVRTSLDPILSLNELLEVSMINPAAESLFGYTSWEVTGKPVSFFLPERYTSLLPSVIRKLGEEPERGVFGPFKAKRKNGTVPIIEASVSKVNTSSGRGYTLILRDITERTLTQKKLRGTVEELKKVDREREDLLENLEAEVEARSNELAKFFRLMKEELNLAKRVQNSLLPPIDYALPGVQTHITYLPLMEVGGDWYDIFESRPGVLRIILADATGHGVQAALVTMTIKGVYEPLKYLADSPVELIRGINTDYCRNFKNLQMYFSCFILDIDTIDRKIRFASGGHPALLWKSKGEVKLLERTGSLLGLNSKMEYTEEEYEYSQGDSILMLTDGIFEEFDSEQNPFGEERIEAIFKETRLGGRELQNQIVKEMRAHLGGKEPQDDITLISISLV; via the coding sequence ATGTCCGATACCGAAGAACAGTCTTCCGGGATCCGAGCTGCCTTTCGCTCTGCCTCTAGAAAAGATGTAATTCGGATCTTAGAAAGAATTACCGACGCCTTCCTTTCCCTGGACAGGGATTTGCGTATTCTATACGCTAATTTTGAGGCAGAAAAGCTTCTCGACATTATCCGAGAAAACCTGGTAGGCAAGAGGCTACCGGAAGTACTTCCTCAATTCAATTTCAGCAATCTTTTCCCGAACATGGTAGAAGCCATGCAAACCGGTCTTCCTAAGGATATGGAGATCCTAGATCCGACCGAGAAGATCTGGTATGAAGTACGCATTTTTCCTTCTCCGGAGGACATCGCAGTCTATCTCCGGGATGTAACTTCCAGAAAAGAAGGAGAAGTCAAGCTCAAGGAATCGGAAGAAAGACTTTCCGAGCTTGTTCGCACGTCTCTGGATCCTATTCTTTCCTTGAACGAACTTTTAGAAGTGAGCATGATCAATCCGGCTGCGGAAAGTTTGTTTGGCTATACTTCTTGGGAAGTTACCGGAAAACCTGTTTCCTTCTTCTTACCCGAAAGATACACATCGTTGCTTCCTTCGGTAATACGAAAGCTAGGGGAGGAACCGGAGAGAGGGGTTTTTGGTCCTTTCAAGGCAAAACGAAAGAATGGGACCGTACCTATCATAGAGGCTTCTGTTTCTAAAGTAAACACCTCTTCGGGAAGAGGATACACTTTGATTTTAAGGGATATCACGGAGAGGACCCTTACTCAGAAAAAACTGAGGGGCACCGTCGAAGAACTGAAGAAGGTAGACCGAGAAAGAGAGGATCTTTTGGAAAACCTAGAGGCGGAGGTTGAGGCAAGGTCTAACGAACTTGCTAAATTCTTTAGATTGATGAAGGAAGAGCTGAATCTTGCCAAACGAGTGCAGAACAGTTTACTTCCGCCTATCGATTATGCTCTTCCTGGAGTGCAAACTCATATCACGTATCTTCCTTTGATGGAAGTAGGTGGGGATTGGTACGATATCTTCGAGTCTCGTCCGGGCGTTCTTCGGATCATTCTTGCGGACGCGACCGGTCATGGAGTGCAGGCCGCTCTTGTGACCATGACCATCAAAGGAGTTTATGAACCTTTAAAGTATTTGGCGGATTCTCCCGTTGAGTTGATCCGAGGGATCAATACGGATTACTGTAGAAATTTCAAGAATCTGCAAATGTATTTCTCCTGTTTTATCTTGGATATTGATACCATAGATAGAAAGATCCGATTTGCCTCCGGAGGACATCCGGCTCTTCTTTGGAAATCCAAGGGAGAAGTAAAACTCTTGGAAAGAACAGGCTCTCTTTTAGGGCTCAACTCTAAAATGGAATATACGGAAGAAGAATACGAATACTCCCAGGGGGACAGCATTCTAATGCTTACGGATGGGATCTTTGAGGAATTCGATTCGGAGCAGAATCCTTTCGGTGAGGAAAGGATCGAAGCCATCTTCAAGGAAACTCGTCTAGGAGGAAGGGAATTACAAAATCAGATCGTTAAAGAAATGAGAGCTCACTTAGGCGGAAAAGAACCTCAAGATGATATTACTCTGATTTCTATTTCTCTCGTATAA
- a CDS encoding FKBP-type peptidyl-prolyl cis-trans isomerase has protein sequence MLLAQPSSNGLVIKDVKKGTGKEAFNGSNVTVHYTGWLTNGKKFDSSKDRGVPFHFDLGAGQVIKGWDKGVQGMKEGGVRKLTIPPELGYGANGAGSIPPNSTLIFEVELLKVY, from the coding sequence ATGCTTCTTGCACAGCCTTCTTCTAACGGTCTAGTCATCAAAGATGTGAAGAAGGGTACCGGGAAGGAAGCATTCAACGGATCCAATGTCACCGTTCATTACACTGGATGGTTGACCAACGGTAAGAAGTTTGATAGCTCCAAGGACAGAGGAGTTCCTTTTCACTTCGATCTAGGTGCCGGCCAAGTCATCAAAGGCTGGGACAAAGGAGTGCAGGGAATGAAGGAAGGAGGAGTCCGAAAACTCACGATTCCTCCCGAGCTTGGATACGGCGCGAACGGAGCAGGCTCCATTCCTCCGAATTCGACCCTGATCTTTGAAGTAGAATTGCTCAAAGTATACTGA
- a CDS encoding RNA recognition motif domain-containing protein translates to MKISVGNLPQELTEEDLEKLFSKFGKPEHISIKKDKLTGRSLGYGSLEMEDAGAKKALEALNKHEISGKAITVVDADEWKKEFDKKQSVKGGPSQNKVQASQTKGGFSSSVRRTGGRGK, encoded by the coding sequence ATGAAGATTTCAGTGGGCAATCTTCCTCAGGAATTGACGGAAGAAGATCTGGAAAAGCTATTTTCCAAATTCGGTAAGCCCGAGCATATTTCCATTAAGAAGGACAAACTCACCGGGCGCTCTCTCGGGTATGGTTCTTTGGAGATGGAAGACGCAGGTGCCAAGAAGGCCCTGGAAGCTCTGAACAAGCACGAGATTTCGGGCAAGGCGATCACGGTTGTGGACGCCGACGAATGGAAAAAAGAATTCGATAAGAAACAATCGGTCAAGGGTGGGCCTTCTCAGAACAAGGTTCAGGCCAGCCAAACCAAGGGCGGATTCTCCAGTTCCGTCAGACGTACGGGAGGTAGAGGAAAATGA